ACTGCCAGCGGTGCTCCCGCCGGGTCAGCATGAACATCGAGAACAGGGCGGCGCTGAGCAGGAAGGTCAGGACTCCCAGCACCGGCGACGAGAAGCCCAGATGCGCGGAGAGCTGCGGGAACATGCTCATCACGACGCCCCGGGTGAACCAACTGGCGAAGTTCCCGAGCCACGCCATGTACAGGAAGAGCTGGGCGCGCTCCGGATTGAGCGGATGGGCCTCGGGCGGGGCCACATCCACCCGCGCATGGGTCGGCGTGCGCACCAGCAGCACGATGGCGCCATAGGTCAGCCCCGCCGGCAGCACGAAGGCCATCCACCAGTGCCAGTCCCACACCAACCCCGCCACCAGCGGCCCCAGCATGATCCCGGCGGTCCAGGACACGTTGAACAGGGCCATGGTGCGGTTCAGGTACTGGCGACTGCCCCCGGAGAACTCCGACAGCCACGCCTGCATCGGCGGCCACAGCAGCGATAGCGAGAAGCCCTGGAAGGGGATGAGCGCGAGCAGATGATACGGGCTGCGGGCCGCCAGCATCAGCAGCCAGGCGCTGGCGCAGACGCTGCATGCCAGGATCGTGGGCTTCTTGCGGCCCCACGCGTCGGATACGCTGCCCGCGAAGAGACAGCCGAGGGCATACGAGGCCGAGCCGAAGGTGCCCAGCAGCCCCGACTGCAGTGGCGAGGCGCCCAGGCGGATGGCGAACTGCTGGACGCCCAGACTGACGCACGCGACCGACAGGTCATTGATGAACGCGACCAGCATCAGCGGCATCTCGGGGGCGCGCAGCCGCTGCAGGCGGGCCGACAGCATCGAACTCATGGCTCAGGACAGCTTTCCGTGTGGGCCTGCAGGCGCGGGTAGGCCAGGTCCAGCAGGCGTTCCAGGTTCTCGACATCGGCGGCGTTGTACCGCAGCAGCAGGTCCAGCGCCTCGCTGCTCCCACGCCGGTACTGCTGCCACAGCACGATGGCGTCGTCGCCGGCCAGCCCGGCGATGTCCTCGTCGCGGGCCAGGCCCACCTCCCGCTCGATCTGCTTGAGGCCCCCCCGGTA
This genomic interval from bacterium contains the following:
- a CDS encoding MFS transporter — protein: MSSMLSARLQRLRAPEMPLMLVAFINDLSVACVSLGVQQFAIRLGASPLQSGLLGTFGSASYALGCLFAGSVSDAWGRKKPTILACSVCASAWLLMLAARSPYHLLALIPFQGFSLSLLWPPMQAWLSEFSGGSRQYLNRTMALFNVSWTAGIMLGPLVAGLVWDWHWWMAFVLPAGLTYGAIVLLVRTPTHARVDVAPPEAHPLNPERAQLFLYMAWLGNFASWFTRGVVMSMFPQLSAHLGFSSPVLGVLTFLLSAALFSMFMLTRREHRWQYNLSTLLLAEAVGTVAMVLAAWAQQPVVFGVAFVAAGLGSGVTYASSLFYALDGTHENRGKRSGLHEAVLGSGAVAGPLLGGGLGQALSLHAPYAAAAVMMAAAMVVQLTMWRRYQARMAGTR